The genomic stretch AGGTGGATCATATGTCCCAACAGCAGTCACAAATGAACGTCGGCAGTGAGGAGCAAAAAAGTAGGAGAGAGATGTTGAGCGTTTTATTAGGAGCGGCGTTTTTAATGGCAACGTCTTCTATAGGACCAGGCTTTTTGACGAATGCGGATCGCGTCAAGAACTTCTCGGAGTTGGAGCCCCTGATAAACGAAGCCACCCGCAAGAGGGCTTCGGCCGAATGGCTAAAACTCTTGGAGGAGGCAAAAGTCCCGTGCGGTCCGATAAACGAT from Acetomicrobium sp. S15 = DSM 107314 encodes the following:
- a CDS encoding CoA transferase — protein: MNVGSEEQKSRREMLSVLLGAAFLMATSSIGPGFLTNADRVKNFSELEPLINEATRKRASAEWLKLLEEAKVPCGPIND